Proteins from one Malaya genurostris strain Urasoe2022 chromosome 2, Malgen_1.1, whole genome shotgun sequence genomic window:
- the LOC131429642 gene encoding E3 ubiquitin-protein ligase rnf146, producing the protein MAESIENVTSITSASTATTSDSTLLSSESHNNGDENKQGHSQEKTDTEIAIKLECPVCLQTCIHPARLPCGHIFCFLCVKGVAFKNRRCAMCRRDIPTSYLEHPHLVNGLVEVEKAAKASDGTEYQWYYEGRNGWWQYDERTSQELEEFYQKKERFCKIMVAGFLYVVDFEHKCQIRQNDPSRIRRVKRDLTTIPKKGVAGLRLETNDLTSGAASSSNLDGTLSSDDLQAETNLLQMHRNIVVEEAEEEETEEEIRRINLDGSFSSDSYNDINRSTVNGLVQSHDVELAETITHLSSLTLDRQRLNQSMEEPITIRRNMRDLFPLSDSDDDNEDNNHAVL; encoded by the exons ATGGCGGAATCAATAGAAAACGTTACATCAATCACGTCAGCTTCTACAGCAACGACTTCCGATTCGACATTATTGTCGTCTGAATCTCACAACAATGGCGACGAAAATAAACAGGGTCATTCACAAGAGAAAACTGATACAGAGATCG CAATAAAACTTGAGTGTCCTGTGTGCTTACAAACATGCATTCATCCTGCCAGACTTCCCTGTGGCCACATCTTCTGTTTTCTTTGCGTCAAA GGAGTTGCCTTCAAAAATCGTCGCTGTGCAATGTGCCGTCGAGACATTCCTACGAGTTATCTGGAGCATCCTCATCTTGTGAACGGGTTAGTAGAAGTAGAAAAGGCAGCAAAAGCTAGTGATGGAACCGAATACCAATGGTATTACGAGGGACGAAATGGTTGGTGGCAGTACGACGAACGAACCAGTCAGGAACTGGAAGAATTCTACCAGAAAAAGGaacgcttttgtaaaatcatggTGGCAGGATTTCTGTACGTTGTAGACTTTGAGCACAAATGTCAAATTCGGCAGAACGATCCATCAAGAATACGCCGTGTCAAAAGAGATTTGACGACAATTCCGAAGAAAGGTGTGGCTGGGTTACGTTTGGAAACAAACGATCTCACGTCTGGAGCTGCATCTAGTTCCAATTTGGATGGTACTTTGAGCTCGGATGATTTGCAAGCTGAAACAAACTTATTACAAATGCATAGAAATATTGTAGTCGAGGAAGCAGAAGAAGAAGAGACAGAAGAGGAAATTCGTCGGATCAATTTGGATGGTAGTTTCAGTAGCGACTCTTATAATGACATCAACAGATCCACTGTCAATGGTCTTGTGCAAAGCCATGATGTGGAATTAGCCGAAACGATCACTCATCTTAGTTCCTTGACGTTAGACAGACAACGGTTGAACCAGTCAATGGAAGAACCGATTACTATTAGAAGAAACATGCGTGATCTATTTCCACTGAGTGATAGCGATGATGATAACGAGGACAACAACCATGCTGTACTTTAA
- the LOC131429640 gene encoding tRNA (adenine(58)-N(1))-methyltransferase non-catalytic subunit TRM6, whose product MMDTIKVGEYLVIKRQKYTKLQKFTGLDTVVHLGKDQIELRCAAGQHYHTTFQLIAKEGRNKRLFILDPVPTASEIRNLKELLIKESGVDNRNIVDNRTTQNLSTEEILKLREECESSSEVIGKLVENSKSFATKTEYSQEKYLKRKEKKYFEYVQIKRPSIRLIADIYWRLDADKIMAVRFDTLSQIISYSGACGLGRFLLYESGTNGLLPAAFLNALGSNTEAKLVHMHPGNVAQKQAIQAMNFTSEHLARCISVNIYSVLRHYYQEGEKETGEKDDTRVIKVENNENETEFGAGDKRKIDSAEDIGPDAKHPKIANNKKQLWELENENACEIMREKFDSLVVIAKEHPYNIIKSLLPFVKSGRPVVVFSTTKEILLECFMELKVSANVTFLRVTSNWMREYQILPNRTHPNVVMSGNSGYLLTGYTIR is encoded by the coding sequence ATGATGGACACGATCAAAGTTGGCGAATATCTTGTTATCAAGCGGCAAAAATACACCAAATTGCAGAAATTTACCGGTTTGGATACCGTGGTGCATCTAGGGAAGGACCAGATAGAATTGCGTTGTGCTGCAGGGCAACATTATCACACAACATTTCAATTAATCGCAAAGGAAGGTAGAAATAAACGACTCTTCATATTGGATCCTGTGCCAACTGCTTCGGAGATACGAAATTTGAAAGAACTGCTAATAAAGGAAAGTGGCGTGGATAATAGAAATATTGTAGATAATCGAaccacacaaaatttatcaACGGAGGAAATTCTAAAATTACGAGAGGAATGTGAGTCTTCCTCGGAGGTAATCGGAAAATTGGTAGAGAATTCGAAAAGTTTTgcgacgaaaactgaatattcgCAAGAAAAGTATTTAAAACGGAAGGAgaagaaatattttgaatatgTTCAAATTAAACGACCGTCGATTAGACTTATTGCCGACATTTATTGGCGATTGGATGCTGATAAAATTATGGCAGTTCGGTTTGATACACTCTCTCAGATTATTTCCTACAGTGGAGCGTGTGGATTAGGTAGATTTTTGCTTTATGAGTCTGGCACAAATGGTTTACTTCCTGCAGCATTTCTAAATGCTCTTGGATCCAATACAGAGGCAAAACTTGTTCACATGCACCCAGGAAACGTAGCTCAAAAGCAGGCCATTCAAGCGATGAACTTTACATCTGAGCATTTGGCCAGATGTATTTCTGTCAATATTTATTCGGTGTTGAGACATTATTATCAGGAAGGAGAAAAGGAAACAGGCGAAAAAGACGACACACGTGTTATCAAAGTAGAAAACAACGAAAATGAAACAGAATTCGGTGCCGGCGATAAACGGAAAATTGATTCTGCCGAAGACATTGGTCCAGATGCGAAGCATCCCAAAATCGCCAACAATAAGAAACAGCTATGGGAATTGGAAAACGAGAATGCTTGCGAAATAATGAGGGAAAAGTTTGATTCGTTGGTTGTTATCGCCAAAGAACATCCCTACAACATCATTAAATCATTACTTCCGTTCGTGAAGTCCGGCAGACCGGTTGTGGTGTTCAGTACAACGAAAGAAATATTGCTAGAGTGCTTCATGGAATTGAAGGTCAGTGCGAATGTCACCTTCTTACGAGTTACATCCAACTGGATGCGAGAGTATCAGATTCTGCCCAATCGCACACATCCGAACGTTGTTATGTCCGGTAATAGTGGGTATCTGCTTACTGGGTACACCATTCGATAG
- the LOC131429196 gene encoding uncharacterized protein LOC131429196: protein MSLRARWELVNEKKICRKCLFKHFRSCDRRVPCDQNGCRFLHHPLLHDDSKHGGRNPSSSSLNVSCNTHHCSLGGVLLKYIRVTIHGKEKSITTYAFLDARSTSTLMEHSLWEELNLKGEKTPLCISWTGGQSRYEEDSVKCTVDIAGAQSPAQRFRLQKVHTVRSLDLPPQSIATSDLVKHYKHLIGVPIESCTGVKPRILLGVDNCRLEYPLESREGSVHQPTAVQTRLGWLIYGPCSVVEPATTNRDSVHSYHICQCELLHSTVENYFALDSLGIQRNGRILFSKDDERAIMLLNQGTKRLEKSYETCLLWRYDDIRLPDSKKMALKRHKCLEKRMAREPELAKSLHEKIQDYKTKGYIRQLSAQEEITHKKRSWYLPIYPVVNPNKPGKLRIVWDAAAKVGQISLNSFLLKGPDQVTSLPDVLQRFREYRVAISGDIREMFHQVRINSEDQHCQRFLWNEGIPGKTPTVYVMQVMTFGASCSPSSAQYVINLNAERFKTQFPEAVEAICKGTYVDDMLYSAESEEEAVSLAQNVQFIHSEGGFEIRGWLSNSEMVVGTMGAQTSSQKDLNKSGELATEKVLGMWWDTVSDTFTFRIPKRCRQELLSGEQAPTKREVLRTLMSVYDPLGLLANVLMFIKVLLQDIWRSNIDWDEMITGQQLTKRKTWLSVLKTGLRSSVLSNENNIVNTIQRYSATRIRRR, encoded by the coding sequence ATGTCTTTGAGAGCGCGATGGGAGTTGGTGAACGAGAAGAAGATCTGTCGGAAATGTCTGTTTAAGCATTTTAGATCCTGTGATCGGAGAGTTCCGTGCGATCAGAATGGATGTAGATTTCTCCATCACCCGTTGCTGCACGATGACAGCAAGCACGGTGGACGGAATCCTAGTAGCTCATCGCTTAACGTATCCTGCAACACTCACCATTGTTCTCTTGGAGGAGTTCTGCTCAAGTACATCCGAGTAACCATACACGGAAAAGAGAAGTCAATTACCACATACGCCTTTCTCGACGCTAGATCAACTTCTACATTGATGGAACACAGCTTGTGGGAAGAATTGAACCTCAAGGGTGAAAAGACCCCTTTGTGTATCTCTTGGACTGGTGGTCAAAGTAGATACGAAGAAGATTCAGTAAAGTGTACAGTAGATATAGCCGGCGCGCAAAGCCCAGCTCAACGATTTCGTCTACAGAAGGTGCACACTGTACGAAGTCTAGATCTACCACCTCAATCGATAGCAACTTCGGACCTGGTTAAGCATTACAAGCATCTAATTGGAGTGCCTATCGAATCATGTACCGGAGTCAAACCTCGTATATTACTGGGAGTTGATAACTGTAGGTTAGAATATCCACTTGAGTCGAGAGAAGGAAGTGTCCATCAACCCACCGCTGTACAGACACGGCTAGGTTGGTTAATCTACGGGCCATGTTCGGTAGTAGAACCAGCAACAACCAACAGAGATAGTGTTCACAGCTACCATATCTGTCAGTGTGAGCTGCTGCACTCGACCGTTGAAAACTATTTCGCCTTGGACAGCCTCGGAATACAGCGTAATGGGAGGATTCTGTTTTCTAAAGACGACGAGCGAGCGATTATGTTGCTTAATCAAGGTACGAAGAGACTAGAGAAAAGTTACGAGACATGTCTTTTGTGGCGGTATGACGATATTCGATTGCCAGACAGTAAAAAAATGGCTTTGAAGCGTCATAAATGCCTAGAAAAGCGCATGGCACGTGAACCAGAATTGGCAAAAAGTCTTCATGAGAAAATTCAAGACTATAAGACGAAGGGATATATTCGTCAGCTGTCAGCGCAAGAAGAAATTACGCACAAGAAACGCTCATGGTATCTGCCGATCTATCCGGTAGTCAACCCCAACAAACCGGGGAAGCTTAGGATTGTATGGGACGCTGCAGCCAAGGTAGGCCAAATCTCTCTCAACTCATTTCTATTGAAGGGACCTGATCAGGTCACATCGCTTCCGGACGTTCTGCAACGGTTCCGCGAATATCGTGTAGCAATATCAGGTGACATCCGCGAGATGTTCCATCAAGTTCGAATCAACAGCGAAGATCAGCACTGCCAGAGATTTCTTTGGAATGAAGGAATACCAGGAAAAACTCCGACGGTTTACGTCATGCAGGTAATGACGTTCGGTGCAAGCTGCTCTCCTAGCAGCGCACAGTATGTAATAAACCTAAACGCAGAACGATTTAAAACCCAGTTTCCGGAAGCAGTTGAGGCAATTTGTAAAGGAACGTACGTGGATGATATGCTATACAGTGCAGAATCAGAAGAAGAGGCAGTCTCTCTGGCGCAAAACGTACAATTCATACACTCTGAAGGTGGCTTTGAGATTCGAGGGTGGCTGTCAAACTCGGAGATGGTGGTAGGCACTATGGGCGCGCAAACCTCATCACAGAAGGATTTAAACAAGTCAGGCGAGTTGGCTACAGAGAAAGTTCTGGGTATGTGGTGGGACACCGTCAGTGACACATTTACCTTCAGAATCCCCAAACGATGCAGACAGGAGTTATTATCTGGAGAGCAAGCCCCCACAAAGCGTGAAGTTCTGCGTACACTCATGTCGGTTTACGATCCGCTAGGCCTTCTCGCAAACGTGTTGATGTTCATTAAAGTCCTCCTTCAAGATATTTGGCGCTCTAACATTGATTGGGATGAGATGATAACCGGTCAACAGCTTACAAAGAGGAAAACATGGTTAAGCGTATTGAAAACAGGTCTCCGTTCCTCGGTGCTATCGAACGAAAACAACATCGTCAATACAATCCAACGATATTCAGCTACACGTATTCGTAGACGCTAG
- the LOC131429643 gene encoding tRNA pseudouridine synthase-like 1 isoform X2, with amino-acid sequence MNRYLINLSYIGTQFRGIQKSQLKGSVIEDPHTVEGALEIALKKLHPINDFKIKISSRTDAGVHALHNAIHVDLERHNGQLYSEDTITRQLNRSFKSQALPVRILSTRLVPKSFSARLHAKSRTYIYRLGVLKPQFCDKPDAHPFNRFLPIEENDRCYFIAHPHFDIEKLKRVASIFVGYHDFRTFMAISKGNPKQLEPSHTLRSIQSITVERGTCMTLSFNRDLVEHFYDYWDIRIKGRSFLYKQFHVFPLIFSGSSYGRCLDSGSRRTYNRTRCI; translated from the exons ATGAATCGTTACTTAATAAATTTATCGTATATTGGAACTCAGTTCAG AGGCATTCAAAAAAGTCAATTGAAAGGAAGCGTGATAGAAGACCCCCACACTGTAGAAGGCGCTCTTGAAATTGCATTAAAAAAACTGCATCCAATCAACGATTTTAAGATAAAGATATCTAGTCG GACTGATGCCGGTGTCCACGCACTTCATAACGCTATCCACGTTGACCTAGAACGACATAATGGGCAACTGTATAGCGAGGATACAATTACGCGGCAGTTAAACAGATCATTCAAATCACAGGCTCTTCCAGTTAGGATACTTAGCACCCGATTAGTTCCAAAGTCCTTCAGTGCGCGATTACATGCTAAATCACGTACATATATCTATCGATTGGGCGTGCTGAAGCCACAGTTTTGTGATAAACCTGACGCACATCCTTTCAATCGTTTTTTACCGATCGAAGAAAATGACCGGTGCTATTTTATTGC CCATCCACACTTCGATATTGAAAAACTGAAACGTGTGGCAAGTATATTCGTAGGGTATCACGATTTCAGAACATTTATGGCGATTTCAAAGGGGAATCCAAAACAGCTAGAACCATCACATACCCTAAGAAGTATTCAGTCTATCACAGTGGAGCGTGGAACATGCATGACATTGTCATTTAATCGAGATTTAGTGGAACATTTTTACGATTATTGGGATATTCGAATTAAAGGGCGATCTTTTTTGTACAAACAG TTTCATGTTTTTCCACTTATCTTTTCAGGTTCGTCGTATGGTAGGTGCCTGGATAGCGGTAGCAGAAGGACGTATAACAGAACGAGATGCATATGA
- the LOC131429646 gene encoding uncharacterized protein LOC131429646 — protein MLSGAGFILSPPGILKIISLLCMIIGGLIFVTYGDCTESQFWADTYIISTTASAILAMLSYTIYALGVIKSRTSINVQHIAEITFAYTVFLLMLIVSIITMTKCTNKKLPIDRVPEPLTIIGALLLAIGGTLIFLDWRSKEHIDDIQMNIPRDPQQRPNANLSRKSILI, from the exons ATGCTAAGTGGTGCAGGGTTTATATTATCTCCGCCAGGAATTTTGAAGATAATCTCACTT CTATGCATGATCATCGGAGGACTGATATTCGTTACTTACGGTGACTGTACAGAATCACAATTCTG GGCTGATACGTACATAATTTCGACAACCGCAAGTGCAATTTTAGCAATGCTATCATACACTATATATGCATTGGGTGTGATAAAATCACGTACTTCCATTAATGTACAACACATAGCAGAGATAACGTTTGCCTATACAGTTTTCTTACTGATGCTGATCGTGTCAATTATCACGATGACGAAATGTACAAACAAAAAACTTCCTATCGATCGTGTTCCTGAg CCACTGACCATCATTGGAGCCCTTCTTCTTGCGATTGGAGGCACCCTAATTTTTCTGGATTGGCGCTCTAAGGAACACATAGATGATATTCAAATGAATATTCCACGCGATCCACAACAGCGTCCAAATGCAAATCTTTCTAGAAAATCAATTCTTATTTAA
- the LOC131429641 gene encoding diphosphoinositol polyphosphate phosphohydrolase 1 — translation MVKEKPNSTRIYDKDGYRRRAACICVRSEAEAEVLLVTSSRRPELWIVPGGGVEPEEESSLTASREVLEEAGVVGELGRCLGIFENTEHMHRTEVFVMVVTRELEEWEDSKTIGRKRQWFSIDDALTQLALHKPTQRHYLQQLRNSKNNSSPTGNCLHVVGEDPDNEPEGESTGIVDGNSITLPPTAPTDAVKEESVTTNPDVTMGTDS, via the exons ATGGTCAAAGAGAAGCCAAATTCAACTCGAATCTACGACAAGGACGGGTATCGACGTCGAGCAGCTTGTATCTGCGTACGTTCTGAGGCGGAGGCAGAG GTCTTATTGGTAACATCATCACGCCGTCCAGAGTTGTGGATTGTTCCAGGTGGCGGTGTTGAACCAGAAGAAGAATCCTCACTAACTGCTAGTCGCGAAGTTCTCGAGGAAGCTGGTGTGGTTGGTGAGCTAGGAAGATGTCTAGGAATTTTTGAA AATACAGAACACATGCATCGAACAGAGGTTTTCGTTATGGTAGTCACAAGGGAGCTCGAAGAATGGGAGGATTCCAAAACCATTGGTCGCAAACGACAGTGGTTTTCGATTGATGATGCTCTCACGCAACTAGCTTTACATAAACCAACTCAGCGCCATTATCTGCAGCAGCTTCGCAACTCGAAAAATAATTCATCTCCTACAGGAAACTGCTTACATGTGGTGGGGGAGGATCCGGACAACGAGCCGGAAGGGGAATCAACAGGTATAGTCGATGGAAACAGCATTACGTTACCACCAACAGCACCGACAGATGCAGTTAAAGAGGAGAGTGTTACAACTAACCCGGATGTTACAATGGGGACAGACTCTTAA
- the LOC131429643 gene encoding tRNA pseudouridine synthase-like 1 isoform X1: MNRYLINLSYIGTQFRGIQKSQLKGSVIEDPHTVEGALEIALKKLHPINDFKIKISSRTDAGVHALHNAIHVDLERHNGQLYSEDTITRQLNRSFKSQALPVRILSTRLVPKSFSARLHAKSRTYIYRLGVLKPQFCDKPDAHPFNRFLPIEENDRCYFIAHPHFDIEKLKRVASIFVGYHDFRTFMAISKGNPKQLEPSHTLRSIQSITVERGTCMTLSFNRDLVEHFYDYWDIRIKGRSFLYKQVRRMVGAWIAVAEGRITERDAYEMLTVPSSHSWCEQSQVVPAYALYLCQVEYDPADLTIPLDELPRPTSTKQTSITTN; this comes from the exons ATGAATCGTTACTTAATAAATTTATCGTATATTGGAACTCAGTTCAG AGGCATTCAAAAAAGTCAATTGAAAGGAAGCGTGATAGAAGACCCCCACACTGTAGAAGGCGCTCTTGAAATTGCATTAAAAAAACTGCATCCAATCAACGATTTTAAGATAAAGATATCTAGTCG GACTGATGCCGGTGTCCACGCACTTCATAACGCTATCCACGTTGACCTAGAACGACATAATGGGCAACTGTATAGCGAGGATACAATTACGCGGCAGTTAAACAGATCATTCAAATCACAGGCTCTTCCAGTTAGGATACTTAGCACCCGATTAGTTCCAAAGTCCTTCAGTGCGCGATTACATGCTAAATCACGTACATATATCTATCGATTGGGCGTGCTGAAGCCACAGTTTTGTGATAAACCTGACGCACATCCTTTCAATCGTTTTTTACCGATCGAAGAAAATGACCGGTGCTATTTTATTGC CCATCCACACTTCGATATTGAAAAACTGAAACGTGTGGCAAGTATATTCGTAGGGTATCACGATTTCAGAACATTTATGGCGATTTCAAAGGGGAATCCAAAACAGCTAGAACCATCACATACCCTAAGAAGTATTCAGTCTATCACAGTGGAGCGTGGAACATGCATGACATTGTCATTTAATCGAGATTTAGTGGAACATTTTTACGATTATTGGGATATTCGAATTAAAGGGCGATCTTTTTTGTACAAACAG GTTCGTCGTATGGTAGGTGCCTGGATAGCGGTAGCAGAAGGACGTATAACAGAACGAGATGCATATGAAATGCTAACAGTTCCATCGTCACATTCATGGTGTGAACAATCGCAAGTAGTGCCGGCATATGCACTTTATTTGTGCCAGGTTGAGTACGATCCAGCGGATTTAACAATACCCCTAGATGAGCTTCCTAGACCAACTTCGACAAAGCAAACAAGCATTACAACCAACTGA
- the LOC131433020 gene encoding PHD finger-like domain-containing protein 5A — MAKHHPDLIFCRKQPGVAIGRLCEKCDGKCVICDSYVRPCTLVRICDECNYGSYQGRCVICGGPGVSDAYYCKECTIQEKDRDGCPKIVNLGSSKTDLFYERKKYGFKQR; from the exons ATGGCTAAGCATCATCCGGATTTGATTTTCTGCCGAAAGCAGCCGGGCGTGG CTATAGGTCGACTCTGCGAGAAATGCGACGGAAAATGCGTTATTTGTGATTCCTATGTACGACCATGTACACTGGTACGCATATGCGATGAATGCAATTACGGTTCCTATCAAGGACGATGCGTAATCTGCGGCGGGCCGGGTGTTTCTGACGCTTACTACTGTAAAGAATGCACTATTCAAGAGAAAGAT AGAGACGGTTGTCCAAAAATTGTGAATCTAGGTAGCTCAAAAACAGATCTTTTCTACGAGAGGAAAAAATACGGATTCAAACAGCGATAA